A stretch of DNA from Cryptomeria japonica chromosome 4, Sugi_1.0, whole genome shotgun sequence:
CAATATTAGTTTGAGActtgataaaatccttgataataaaCTTTCTATCAAGACATTCCAGCCCTCTAATGTTCCAAGAAACACAATTCATTGTGACATGATTAGAGCATTAGACGCCTCAGCTCCCACAATGTCCTCCATAGGAGAAGCATCTTCAGAGTCTGTTTGATTTTGCTTTTTactgttcttgtttttattcttggATCTTGGAGGTCTTCCTTTCCTTCTAGCGGTGAGGATGTCCTCATTATCTGACAGAACAGGGGAGGAAGCCTCCAACTCCGAAAATTGATTATTAGCGACAGGGGTTGCCGGAATGACTTCAACTATGAAATCATCTGTAATCTCTTTAAAATCTTTCACAAGGGGGTTCTGTTTTGAGGAAGTGTGTTTGGTGGGAGCTTTAGGAACAGTCAGAGGGGAGCCAGAGGGTTTGGCAACATCATTAGTAATCATATTAGTTGCTGAAGGAGGGGGTATAAGAAGCATATTAGGGGCTGAGTCCTTTTTGCTCGACcgattcttccttttttttttaacagtTTGAAAACCATCTGTATCCACAATGCTGGTAAATGACACATTTTGAGAGACCGTTGTTTGTATCAGAGAGGGGAAAGATTGAGAGGGAGCATTTAGGGAAGGCACAGGATTAGTTTTAGCAGAGGAAGGCGGAATTGGCTGGTTAGAAATGGGGAGGTTAAAAGGGTTAATAACTTTTTGACTTTTATTTCTGATAATCGGGCAATCTTTCCTAAGATGCCCTTCTTTCCTACATAAAAAACTCGCATTCAAACCACCTAGGGTTTCAATAGGGCGGGAAATTTTCTCATTAACAATGGATATGTTAATTTCTTTGGGTAGATCTTGACCAGGTTTCAGAGCAATAAGAACCCTTGCATCTAAATGCGGGACTAACCGAGCAGAATCATCCATTCTTAGGAATTTCCCTAGAGGTTCAACCAACTGAGGTATAAAACGCCATAAGAAAGGAGGAATTTGTTTTATGAGGACCCATCTTGGAGCCGAAAGACCAACTACCTCATCAAGGTTAGCCTCTGCATTCCAAGCCAGAGCCCTAAACGTGGTGTTGTCGACTGTCCAGTACTCTTTTTTTAGCACAGCCTGTTGAGAATCGTTATTGACAAAAAATACAACAAATAATCCTTTCTGAATCTGCCTACAAAACGAGATTTGATAACCAAGCTTTAAGTTCCAATAATTATAAAACCAGTCATCTAAAAATTTTCTGGCAGGCACTTTATCAATTTCAACCGCAGAGAAGAAAATGGTTGTGTTACTCAACCTTTCTTTTTCCTTAATAATCTCATTCAACATTTCAGGATTGGGAGTAACATGAAATGCAGAAGGGTCCCCAGGATGCCTACCATTTGTTGTGACTTCATTTTGCGCAGGTTTGGCGAATCAAGCATCAAAAGCGATTGCAGGAGAAGATTTAGCAACCGCCTCCAGAAAAGATCTCGGCTTATTGCCAGGGTTTGGGCTCGGTTTTGACACATTGTTGGCAGCGTTTTGGATTGATTTCGCAGCAGATGAATTAATACTACGAGATACTGAAGCAGCCGAAAATTTAAACGGTATATTAAATTTAGGGCTAGAGATTAAGGGCGGATCACACCTGGTAACTTGTCCGGTCGCTGAGTCATCATCCTTATTTCCTGCCACCTCGCCAGTATCGGAATATCCCACGCATCCTGTGATGCCAGTGGTATCCCCTGGCGGATCGTGACCTGACATACTAATTATGTCGGGAGTCACCAAAATTCGCACTTCCGCTATATCAGATCTGCCAAAATTCGCACTCTATATTATAATGCTTGATTGCTGCAAATTCGAGCTTTTTCATAAAACCAAACTTAAGAATTAAAAATcttaatattcaatatatatatatagacacacacacacacacatcaattaTTTATATCTAGCTCTCTCtccctatttctctctccctctccccttctctgtATATCTCCTTGCATCTCTCTATCACTCTGTCTCACAATCaatatctctctatctttatctccccctctccctcttcctctatatctctatatccctctctatctctcaatTTCTCTCTatcctcatctctccctcttcctctccctcttcctctccctctatattcctCTCTCCCCTTCTATCTTTAGACATTTCTCCCTTCTTTTATCCAAATTCTTTTGTGTTTTCTATTCCAAACTAATCATTCTATTAGTAAGAACTTGACGCATTATGTCTCTTGTTCTTATATGTGATCATTGTGGACACTATTGACTATAAATAAACAATGTATGAATAAAAGAAAGTATTGCTTTCTATTCTATATTTTAATCTTTTAAAGATCATAAactcctctataatttcattttcTCAGTCTCGAACTCATTAAACCTAGACCCTCAATCGTAAGATATATTTATTAAGGTGCCAAGGTATCATAATAGTTAGACCTGACCAATGTTATAAGTTGACGGTCTGTGACCTGTTTCTCCAGAATAAATAAATTGGCTTCGAGAACGGTATTGCGCGGTCAACATCTGATTAGAAAGTAGGTCAACACAACTCATCTGATTAGAAAGTAGGTCAACATCTGAGACAATCATTTTGAATAGCCTCCCAAATTATGAAATACAACTGGTATAATTAATATGCACACACCACACAGTTAAGCCAGGCGTATGCAACAACACGCTCTTCTTCTTGCTGGAATTCCGCGTGTAATAAAAGCCAACAACTATAATATCTAAATACAAAGTGCGCTCCAACCCATTCACTTCAACAACTTTGAAGTTTCTTGcaactttccattttttatttctcATTTGCTCTCTGCGCAGTGCGTATATAATATATAGGATTTTTACAGTATGTTGattcctctgcctcttcctctgttGTATTAAAACAGGTTCAGGTTTCGAATCTAAGAATGAATATCTCTTTGGCAAAATCGATATGCAAATCAAGTTGGTGGCTGGTAACTCGGCCGGCACTGTCACTGCTTACCATGTGAGTTTCTCTCTTACTCTTCCATACATTCTATACTCCCCAAATTAGTAGTGAACAGTagtatttaatattttattgtcTAATAAAATGTTAATGGTTTCCCATTGCAATTGATGCAGCTGTCATCACAAGGGGATAAGCACGACGAGATAGACTTCGAGTTCCTGGGAAATCTGTCTGGAGATCCCTACATTATGCACACTAATGTTTTCTCTCAAGGCAAGGGCAATCGGGAGCAGCAATTCTACCTCTGGTTCGACCCCACAGCAGACTTCCACACTTACTCTCTGCTCTGGAATCCCCAGCAAATTATGTAAGCCATATTAATATTGTCCCTGCAACTTCAAATCATGTCCTCTTTGGCCTGGCCCTGTAGTTTTAATATCCTTTTTGTACTTATAATGTGTATTTTTTATACTCTGTAGGTTTTCTGTGGATGGAACACCGGTGAGAGTGTTCAAGAACAGCGAGGATTTAGGAGTGGCATATCCGAAGAATCAAGCGATGAGATTATATTCTAGCCTGTGGAACGCAGACGATTGGGCAACCAGAGGCGGTGCAGTGAAGATCGACTGGACCAAATCCCCCTTTGTCGCCTCTTATGGAAATTTCAAAGCACAAACATGCTCTGCCTCTTCTGATTGCTCTGTTAATTCATGGTACGCTGCAGAAGCGTTGGAATCGAGTGAGCAGCAGAAACTTCAATGGGTGCGCAAGAACTATATGATTTACGATTATTGTACAGACAGTAAAAGGTTTCCTCAGGGCTTTCCTCATCAAATTCTTTCATTCTTTGGTTTTTTCCCAAATAAGCTATACTTGTATCCCACCcaagtaaatatatatatttttaaatgaccTCTTATTCATTTGTAAGCATTGAACGAGCTTCAATTTCTCTCGACTCTTTTTCCAACTTACTTACAAAACTAACTAATGAACatcatccattaaggtttattattttatttacaagtcacatggatgtttgtattTGAGAAACATGATCATTCTAAAATTTATATGCAACTAAAGGTGGGGGAATGCAATACTGTAGTTTGCAATGTCATTGTTCTTCAGTTTTGTGCCCATTTTGATAGAATATATTAATACATTTCCACATTCACAATTACACAATATTGTGCAGTAATTGAATGCATTCTCTTAACCCTTACCAATCTATTTCAACTCCTTAACCTCGTTAGTTCAACCGGTAGGAACCTCGTTGTTTATTAGATTAGAGTCCCTTCCTCTCCATTCCCAGCCCGATCAGTTATTTCACTGGAGCCTTTCTCCACGACTACCAATATATTTCTAAGAGActgatttgattaaatttctctTGACTCTCTTTCTCAACTTTACATTTTTTTAAATGACACTGGACATAAATACTGTCAGATCAAATGCATAATAGAATGTATAGGGGTAGGTGCATGTATGGGCATAACAAATGCATAATCTAGGAAAATATTTTAGGATATTCATGTGGATAAGGTGGGATAGAGGTGTATAGGAGTGTGTGTAAATGGACGGGTAAGATCATAAGGTTTAAGAGACCCAACTTCATACAAGATTACATCATCTATCAATATGTAAACTTATTTAGGAATTATTTCGAAATGGACATTGAACTAAATTGAAATGGTGGGATTATCGAAATTTTTTCATTGCTAGTTTTGTATACACTTTGAGGTGCATGTAAATCCTATAATTATCGCATGTACATTAAAGAATGTAGTACTCACAAACATGCATGTAAATTGCTTTCTTTGAGACATCAAAGTATATCAAGTGGATCAATATAAGTTAGAGTACCTCATTGAATATCATCATGTAAGTTCATTTAGTATGTACTCTACATAGGAACctacaaaattaataaaaaaatatacaaccaGTAGCTTCCATAAACAAACTAAGAGTTTTTACAATTTGACTCACACAATCAATGATTatg
This window harbors:
- the LOC131058368 gene encoding xyloglucan endotransglucosylase protein 1 isoform X1, with product MQIKLVAGNSAGTVTAYHLSSQGDKHDEIDFEFLGNLSGDPYIMHTNVFSQGKGNREQQFYLWFDPTADFHTYSLLWNPQQIMFSVDGTPVRVFKNSEDLGVAYPKNQAMRLYSSLWNADDWATRGGAVKIDWTKSPFVASYGNFKAQTCSASSDCSVNSWYAAEALESSEQQKLQWVRKNYMIYDYCTDSKRFPQGFPHQILSFFGFFPNKLYLYPTQVNIYIFK
- the LOC131058368 gene encoding xyloglucan endotransglucosylase protein 1 isoform X2, which gives rise to MQIKLVAGNSAGTVTAYHLSSQGDKHDEIDFEFLGNLSGDPYIMHTNVFSQGKGNREQQFYLWFSVDGTPVRVFKNSEDLGVAYPKNQAMRLYSSLWNADDWATRGGAVKIDWTKSPFVASYGNFKAQTCSASSDCSVNSWYAAEALESSEQQKLQWVRKNYMIYDYCTDSKRFPQGFPHQILSFFGFFPNKLYLYPTQVNIYIFK